In the genome of Desulfurellaceae bacterium, the window TGGCCATCGATCCCCAGCAGGGTGGACAGGTGATTGCCGTCGGCGGCAACCGTTTCCTCAGTCTGAGCGCCGGGTATCTCGGTTCTCTGGCCTGGGGCATGGTCATCTATCTGCTGGCGACAGGCACCCGGCGGCAGCAGACGATCATGGTGGTGCTGGGGCTGACGGTGGCCGGCATTACAGTGGTGTATGTCCGCAACCTGTTCGGCTTGGCCTTTGGTTGTCTGGCCGGGTGCGGCATGCTGGCGACGGGCTGGTGGGTCAGGCCGGCCGTCAACGGCTTTTTGCTGCGCTTGATCGGGCTGACCAGCCTGCTGTACGCGCCGCTGGACATCTATAGCGACACCATCGCCCGTTCCCAGCTGCGCTCCGACGCGCGTATGCTGGCCGAGGAGTTCGGCGGGGCAACCGTGGTGTGGGGCGGGGTGTGGATGGCGATCAGCCTGTTGGCGGTGGTGTACTGTCTGCGTCGGAGCCTGCGCATGCCTACCCAGTCAGAACCTTAGCGCCTCCCCTGTGGAGAAGACGCGCCGGGTCGGGCGGGCGGATGTCCGTCCGCCCCGGCCTAGCCCTTCTGGCCAAGCGGCGCGACCTGCTCTTCGAGCAGACGCAGGGTGGGCGACGAAGTGGCTGAGCCCCGGTCGGACTGTTCCGTGCGGCGCAGGTAGTAAAAACGCTGCGGACCGCTGGGGGTCGCTTGCAGCAGCTGTGAGACCACCTCGAAGCGCCCCGTCGCCGGCCGGTCAGCCGGCGGCTTCGGGGTGACACACTGTCCGATGCGGTATTTGAAGCTTGAATCGGGTTTGGCCATGAATTCCCTCCAGTTGTGCCGCCGCCGCGGCCACGGGGAAGGAATTCCGAGTTGGCCTGCTATCAGCGGGTGAGAACCGATGGAACGAACACGTGGGACCCGAACCGGGGCTGGCCCAAGGCCGTCCCTCGGAGCCTGAGAGCGATGCGTGGCAAGGCCACGACCGTCTCGGCCGGGTCGTCCGGTTCTTCCTGTCTAGAGTGCGGTTGGTCGGATTCGGACATCACAACTCCTCTCATCGCTGAGATGGCCGTATTATAAGAATTGTGTTGCAAAGCGCAAGCGCGGNNNNNNNNNNNNNNNNNNNNNNNNNNNNNNNNNNNNNNNNNNNNNNNNNNNNNNNNNNNNNNNNNNNNNNNNNNNNNNNNNNNNNNNNNNNNNNNNNNNNNNNNNNNNNNNNNNNNNNNNNNNNNNNNNNNNNNNNNNNNNNNNNNNNNNNNNNNNNNNNNNNNNNNNNNNNNNNNNNNNNNNNNNNNNNNNNNNNNNNNNNNNNNNNNNNNNNNNNNNNNNNNNNNNNNNNNNNNNNNNNNNNNNNNNNNNNNNNCGCGCGACGGCCGATTTCGTCCACCGGGCGGTCATTCGGGAGCTGGCCGGCGCGCGCCGCAAAACGGGTAGCGGCAAGAGCGGCCTGCTTGAAATCCTGCCTGTCGGCCAACACGTGCTGGAGCGCACCGCGGTCAGGCTTGGCCAGGCCGGCGACCTGCGCGTGCGCCTGACCGCCGGCCTGCCCGCGGCCGGACGTCGGATTCTGGGACGCGAGGCCGCCGCCCTGTTGACCGGCCGCCTGCCACAGGCGCTCGACCGCGTGCTGACGCGCCTCGACCGCTCCCAGCTCGCCAGACATGTACAGACGGTTGAAGACCAGCTGGCCCTGCGCCAGCAGCTCAGCGCCCACGGTCTGGTCGCCTTCGTCGCCGAGGGCAGCAGCCTGCCCCGCCACAGCGGAGCGGACGATAGACCGCTCGACGGAGCGATTCCGCTCGAGGTGCCGCCGGCCCTGGCCTGTGAGCTTGAAGCCCCCCACGCCGGCCCGCTACGCGGGCTGGGCGTCCGGGCCGGGGTGACGCTAATCGTCGGCGGCGGCTATCACGGCAAATCGACCCTGTTGGCGGCTCTGGCCCAGGGGGTGTACGACCACATTCCGGGTGACGGTCGGGAGCGCTGCGTGAGCGTGCCGGGGGTGGTGAGCATTCGGGCCGAGGACGGGCGCGCTGTCCGGGAGGTCGATCTGCGGCCGTTCATCGCCGCCCTGCCGCTCGGTCGCCGAACCGACCGGTTTGACACCGACGACGCCTCGGGCAGCACCTCGCAGGCCGCAGCGATTGTCGAAGCCCTGGAGGTCGGCGCGACCGTGCTGCTGATTGACGAGGATACGGCGGCGACCAATTTCATGATTC includes:
- a CDS encoding M50 family metallopeptidase — protein: MRQAVYLAGLLGLIVLLWHHTLVYPLKLLVVFFHEASHALVTVATGGTVRAMAIDPQQGGQVIAVGGNRFLSLSAGYLGSLAWGMVIYLLATGTRRQQTIMVVLGLTVAGITVVYVRNLFGLAFGCLAGCGMLATGWWVRPAVNGFLLRLIGLTSLLYAPLDIYSDTIARSQLRSDARMLAEEFGGATVVWGGVWMAISLLAVVYCLRRSLRMPTQSEP
- a CDS encoding ABC-ATPase domain-containing protein encodes the protein RATADFVHRAVIRELAGARRKTGSGKSGLLEILPVGQHVLERTAVRLGQAGDLRVRLTAGLPAAGRRILGREAAALLTGRLPQALDRVLTRLDRSQLARHVQTVEDQLALRQQLSAHGLVAFVAEGSSLPRHSGADDRPLDGAIPLEVPPALACELEAPHAGPLRGLGVRAGVTLIVGGGYHGKSTLLAALAQGVYDHIPGDGRERCVSVPGVVSIRAEDGRAVREVDLRPFIAALPLGRRTDRFDTDDASGSTSQAAAIVEALEVGATVLLIDEDTAATNFMIRDARMRRLVPDDREPITPYLDRVRQLWEERGVSSILVVGGAGDYLDVADRVIHMDEYRPRDVTARAKDIAATLPQAGPQPPGRWPPAADRLPDPRSLDPSRGRKAERVRGVKTRTIEFGTEEIEVSLLFQLVDPAQCRMIGDVLLACARGLCDGRRSLADILELIETRIERDGLEALTQPGFGDRARVRRFEIAAALNRLRSLRLMPQSKKTS